The window TGTTGTCATCGCGCTGGTGGCCGTGTTCGAAGTGGATCACCTGCTCGCCAACCGCCCGCGTGGTCGACTGTTCTTGCACCAGGTCGACGTTGTACGCAGCAAACCGATCGACGTACTCGTCGTACGCCGCCAGTTCGTGGTCGTGATTGCCCGGCATCAACGTGATGTGTACGTTCTCCCCGGTTGCCCGAAACTGCTCGAACAGCTCCGGATACGTCCGCTCGAGGACGTCGAACTTCTCGAGACCGTCGACTGTCGTAAACTCCCAGAGACCGAACGCGTCGCCGTTGATGATCAACTCGGCGTCTTCGTCGGTCTTCTCGAGTCGCTCGAGGAAGGCGAGCAGTTCGTCGAGAAACTCGACGTCCTCGAGTTGCTCGTCGCCGCCGATGTGGAGGTCGCTGATGACGTAGTAAACCCGGTCATCGGTATCGGGGGCCATTACGTCCACATCTCCGTTCCCATTCAAAGAATGTTGCCTTCGATAGTGGTTCGAGTCAGCCCGTACACAGGATGTCCCTCGTACTGGATGGGTAGTGACCGACGTATCCCACCCGGTGGACTCGAGTGATGCTGGTGATCGTGTGCATCCGGCTGTTGCCCGGGTCGTTTCAGGGGCACTCTTCGAATTTCAACGGGCGTACGAGTCTGGGCACCGGTTCACGACCGCCGTCGTGTCTCCAGTGGCGTCTCCTCTAACGGCCACTCCGAAGATGTCGTGACACACGCGTCTCGAGAAGCTTTGCAGATCGGTCGGACAGGGTGATATTGTTCGATACCACGCAATTAGGGGCGTGCTAGTGCGAAACGTTGAAACGTGACTCATACGACGTTAGAGTATGACTCGCAGATTCCAGATGGATCGTCGCGCCTACCTGCAGACCGTGGGTGCCGCTGGTGCAACGGCCGTCGTCGCCGGCTGTCTCGGAGACATCGGCGGCGGCGAGGACGTCATCGTCCCGGGAACCGCCTCGGGCTTCCCACCGTTCGAATTCACCGAAGACGGTGAACTGGTCGGGTTCGACATCGACCTCGCCGAAGAGGCCATCGACCGAGCGGGCTACGAGGTCGGTGACTGGACCGACATCGAGTTCGACTCGCTCATCCCGTCGCTCACGGAAGACGATATCGACCTCATCGCGGCCGCGATGACGATCACCGACGAGCGAGCCGAGACGATCGCGTTCTCCGACCCGTACTACGAATCCGACCAGGCAGTCCTCGTCCACGCCGACGGCGACCTCGATCCGAACGACGTCGAGGATCTCGAGGGAGCCATCGTCGGTGCCCAAAGTGGCACGACCGGTGAGGGCGAAGTCGAGGCGCTCATCGAGGACGGCATCGTCGACGGCGACGACTTCCGCCAGTACGACAACTACACCCTCGCGGTGCAGGATCTCGAGAACCAGAACGTGGACGCCATCGTCGTCGACATCCCCGTCGCCGAAAACTTCGAGGAGGGACGGGATGTCGAAATCGCGTTCGTCATCGAAACCGGCGAGGAGTTCGGCCTCGGCATGCGCCAGGACGACGATCGAATCGGGGACATCAACGACGCCCTCGCCGAGATTCAGGACGACGGAACCTACGAGGAGCTCGTCGAAAACTGGTTCGAGTGAGGCATAGATGGACGCCGTCGTACTGGAAGTGAGCGACTGGGAGTTCGTCTTCGCCAACTGGGAATTTCTCCTGGAGGGGACGATCGTCACCATCTTGCTCACGCTCACCAGCCTGTCTCTCGGCTTTCTCGCGGGCTTTCCCGCCGGTGCCATC of the Natronosalvus vescus genome contains:
- a CDS encoding basic amino acid ABC transporter substrate-binding protein produces the protein MTRRFQMDRRAYLQTVGAAGATAVVAGCLGDIGGGEDVIVPGTASGFPPFEFTEDGELVGFDIDLAEEAIDRAGYEVGDWTDIEFDSLIPSLTEDDIDLIAAAMTITDERAETIAFSDPYYESDQAVLVHADGDLDPNDVEDLEGAIVGAQSGTTGEGEVEALIEDGIVDGDDFRQYDNYTLAVQDLENQNVDAIVVDIPVAENFEEGRDVEIAFVIETGEEFGLGMRQDDDRIGDINDALAEIQDDGTYEELVENWFE